The following are encoded together in the Candidatus Tumulicola sp. genome:
- a CDS encoding aminotransferase class V-fold PLP-dependent enzyme, whose translation MTTTVTKALEREHFPILDDSTYLVSHSMGAAPLGAKAALESYWNEWAAEGPEAWEKWLPRIAETADGIGRLIGAPDGSVFLGPNVSSFQAALATCIPLQGERNEVLYESLQFPSLTYVWSEWKRFGAVIKTVDSSDGRTIPTERIVDAITERTAIAVLSHAYYVSGAIADVRTIQRRCREVGALLCVDAYQTTGIYPYDATEWDLDIVTGGSHKWLCGGPGCGWLYVKPALLDRFRPAVTGWMAHARPFAFEPAPIDYAPTMYRFGNGTPTIPGYVAAKAGHDLIHRVGVARIREHNVRLTTMLAGMALERGLRVNTPLEPERRTGWIGIDFDDSERVCRALIERRVFVDYRPGCGIRVSPHFYTTDAEIDDFFETLDDLR comes from the coding sequence ATGACGACGACAGTTACCAAAGCGCTCGAACGCGAGCATTTCCCGATCCTCGACGATTCGACGTATCTTGTCAGCCACTCGATGGGCGCTGCACCGCTAGGCGCGAAAGCGGCGCTCGAATCGTATTGGAACGAGTGGGCCGCAGAAGGCCCCGAAGCCTGGGAAAAGTGGCTTCCACGCATCGCAGAGACCGCCGACGGAATCGGCAGGCTGATCGGTGCGCCGGACGGCAGCGTCTTTTTGGGCCCGAACGTTTCGTCGTTTCAAGCCGCGCTCGCGACCTGCATTCCGCTGCAAGGCGAACGCAACGAAGTGCTGTACGAATCGCTGCAATTTCCGTCGCTCACCTACGTATGGAGCGAGTGGAAACGGTTCGGCGCCGTCATCAAGACGGTCGACTCGTCCGACGGCCGCACCATTCCAACCGAACGCATCGTCGATGCGATCACCGAGCGCACCGCAATCGCGGTGCTGTCGCACGCGTACTACGTTTCGGGGGCGATTGCCGACGTTCGAACAATTCAGCGCCGGTGTCGCGAGGTCGGCGCGCTCTTGTGCGTCGACGCGTATCAAACGACCGGCATCTATCCGTACGACGCCACCGAATGGGATCTCGACATCGTCACCGGTGGTTCGCATAAGTGGTTGTGCGGCGGCCCCGGCTGTGGATGGCTGTACGTCAAACCCGCCCTGCTGGACCGCTTTCGTCCGGCCGTGACCGGCTGGATGGCACACGCGCGGCCGTTTGCATTCGAACCCGCTCCGATCGACTACGCGCCGACGATGTACCGCTTCGGCAACGGAACGCCGACGATTCCAGGGTACGTGGCCGCCAAAGCCGGACACGACCTCATTCACCGAGTCGGAGTGGCACGGATTCGGGAACACAACGTACGACTGACGACGATGCTAGCCGGCATGGCGCTCGAGCGCGGCTTGCGCGTCAACACGCCGCTCGAGCCGGAGCGCCGCACCGGATGGATCGGCATCGATTTCGACGATTCCGAACGAGTCTGCCGCGCCCTCATCGAGCGACGCGTCTTCGTCGATTACCGGCCTGGTTGCGGGATCCGCGTCAGTCCGCACTTCTACACGACCGACGCAGAAATCGACGACTTTTTCGAAACGCTCGACGACCTGCGCTGA
- a CDS encoding family 1 glycosylhydrolase, producing MLRFGVATADHQCEAYDGNDDVRDVWERVRALVPRGKATDFWNRYGEDVELAKSLGCTAFRLSLSWARLEPQPGVWNDESFAHYRDVLQSIRAAGMSAIVTLVHNTWPLHVQAAGGGAGPLDAEFPNRVTAFATEVAQRLGDLIDDYVTLNEPNQLVYGWIKGFWMPAYAMPPGQPPYQTGDEQMDDVLILIPNLFRAHAKARDAIRAIRPTARVGTNPLVLGLPQWLQRWVDRNATHLRSPNDAKRQAARIAQSAIAEGGRVDCSIAQLTLTRQREQHAFFSEPYFCTHLAALHAATLSLPDTQTWRANVGVVSQTLTADIVGGWFPAATVCYFESMEAAVAALRAETVDAVFDDEAMLRAFVDGGFSSTRLPSSEQYFAVAMALGSRTLLNIADRAIRDLRAQRSDIPNARNRKTIAHLGDGDARADASNVAVPDMDRSIERIRKRGVLRVGVHPGVPGLCELVKSATKPSERYSGLEPQVARAIAKRIFGDPDRVRFVEVGGAQRLQATRSWVHTIFAFRKSIAIFGTLLGTNWWNLGMAGKLPGFLCPPECVGTLDFVGLDYYWGVPSIWPSQLHRLSAAADFQYANAPVWPSALDSILTQATRDFPGKPIFIIENGCVARAAGFSRADYLRAHVEQVRRSVERGAPVEAYLCWSITSNREWGLPFDDGSDFGLYHIDLDTDPSLKRMPTESSREYASLIVSQKS from the coding sequence ATGCTACGGTTCGGAGTCGCAACCGCAGACCATCAGTGCGAAGCCTACGACGGAAACGACGACGTGCGGGACGTGTGGGAACGCGTGCGAGCGTTAGTGCCTCGCGGTAAAGCCACCGATTTCTGGAATCGCTACGGCGAAGATGTCGAGCTCGCGAAAAGCCTCGGCTGCACGGCATTTCGACTTTCCCTGTCGTGGGCGCGGCTCGAACCGCAGCCCGGCGTTTGGAATGACGAATCGTTCGCACATTACCGCGACGTGTTGCAATCGATTCGCGCAGCCGGAATGTCGGCCATCGTCACGCTCGTCCACAATACGTGGCCGTTGCACGTGCAAGCCGCCGGCGGAGGCGCGGGACCGCTCGACGCGGAGTTTCCCAACCGTGTTACGGCCTTTGCGACCGAGGTCGCGCAACGCCTCGGCGACCTGATCGACGACTACGTAACGCTCAACGAGCCGAACCAGCTGGTGTACGGCTGGATCAAAGGTTTCTGGATGCCCGCCTACGCGATGCCGCCCGGACAGCCGCCGTATCAAACCGGCGACGAACAGATGGACGACGTCTTGATCCTTATTCCGAACCTGTTTCGCGCACACGCCAAGGCGCGCGATGCGATTCGCGCGATCCGCCCAACCGCACGCGTCGGCACGAATCCGCTGGTGTTGGGATTGCCGCAATGGTTGCAGCGTTGGGTCGACCGCAACGCCACGCACCTCCGTTCGCCCAACGACGCCAAGCGCCAAGCGGCGCGCATCGCGCAGTCCGCGATTGCCGAAGGCGGACGAGTGGATTGCTCGATCGCCCAGTTGACGCTAACCCGGCAGCGAGAGCAGCACGCGTTCTTCTCGGAGCCGTACTTTTGCACGCATCTCGCGGCGCTGCACGCGGCAACGCTCTCGCTACCCGACACGCAAACCTGGCGCGCGAACGTCGGCGTCGTTTCGCAGACGCTGACGGCCGACATCGTCGGCGGCTGGTTTCCGGCTGCGACCGTCTGCTATTTCGAATCGATGGAAGCGGCGGTCGCAGCGCTCCGTGCGGAAACGGTCGACGCTGTTTTCGACGACGAAGCGATGCTACGGGCGTTCGTGGATGGCGGCTTTTCGTCGACCCGGTTGCCCAGTTCCGAGCAGTATTTCGCCGTCGCGATGGCGCTCGGAAGCCGAACGCTGCTCAACATCGCGGACCGAGCGATTCGCGATCTGCGAGCGCAACGTTCGGATATCCCGAACGCGCGCAATCGGAAAACGATCGCACACCTGGGCGATGGCGACGCACGCGCAGATGCTTCGAACGTGGCCGTACCCGACATGGACCGGTCGATCGAACGGATTCGCAAGCGCGGCGTGCTGCGCGTCGGCGTACATCCGGGCGTTCCCGGCTTATGCGAACTGGTCAAGTCGGCGACGAAGCCCTCGGAACGGTATAGCGGATTGGAACCGCAGGTCGCGCGCGCCATCGCGAAGCGTATTTTCGGAGATCCGGATCGCGTGCGGTTCGTCGAAGTCGGGGGCGCCCAGCGGCTGCAAGCGACGCGCTCGTGGGTCCATACGATCTTTGCGTTTCGCAAGAGCATCGCCATCTTCGGAACGCTCCTCGGAACGAATTGGTGGAACCTGGGTATGGCCGGCAAGCTGCCCGGCTTTCTGTGTCCACCAGAATGTGTCGGCACGCTCGATTTTGTCGGCCTGGATTATTATTGGGGCGTGCCGTCTATTTGGCCGTCGCAACTGCACCGCCTCAGTGCTGCGGCGGATTTTCAATATGCGAACGCGCCGGTATGGCCGAGCGCACTCGATTCAATTCTCACCCAGGCCACACGCGACTTTCCGGGCAAGCCGATTTTCATCATCGAAAACGGATGCGTCGCCCGCGCGGCGGGCTTCAGTCGCGCCGACTATCTCCGCGCGCACGTCGAACAAGTGCGACGATCGGTCGAACGCGGCGCGCCGGTTGAAGCGTATCTCTGCTGGAGCATCACGTCGAACCGAGAGTGGGGTTTGCCGTTCGACGACGGCAGCGACTTCGGTTTATATCACATCGATCTCGATACCGATCCCTCTCTCAAGCGCATGCCGACCGAATCCAGCCGCGAGTACGCTTCGCTGATCGTCAGTCAGAAGAGCTAA
- a CDS encoding CBS domain-containing protein produces MAFTQGFISDLVGRRATVNDLTIGKVADFLITSPDDAFPPIDGLVIKTARGLRFAPMDTVADVDRNGTVALTVTPDKAAPSDDERLYLVADLLDKQIVDVNGRKVVRINDIEVADTGGRLRVLAADVGVGGLLRRLGLRSLGRRVTPVNAPGMPNSMIAWSAVSPIREANPANVRLSVTQNRLARLHPSELAEIISELSAREAAAVVGQLDDETAADAFEHLDVEKQKTIIGDIGTERAADIIEEMDADDAADLLGELPAERQSELLAEMNDYTAGELRELVKYDEDTAGGLMTTDFVWIYPHRTTEATIRKIREIAPATEFIYYLYVLDKNDHLMGTISLRTLLLALPTAFIDRVMNTDVVSVAADTPAVEVAATIARYDLLAVPVLRDDGTMIGIVTVDDAIDAIMPGDVAKKLPRFTARHHSVSTGVSSGT; encoded by the coding sequence ATGGCGTTCACGCAGGGATTTATCTCTGATTTGGTCGGTCGGCGAGCGACCGTCAATGATTTAACGATCGGCAAAGTTGCCGATTTTCTCATCACTAGTCCGGACGACGCTTTTCCGCCGATCGACGGATTGGTGATTAAAACTGCGCGCGGTTTGCGCTTTGCACCGATGGACACCGTGGCCGACGTCGACCGAAACGGAACGGTGGCGTTGACCGTCACACCCGACAAAGCCGCGCCCAGCGACGACGAGCGCCTCTATCTGGTTGCCGACCTGCTCGATAAGCAGATCGTCGACGTGAACGGCCGTAAGGTCGTGCGCATCAACGACATCGAGGTCGCCGATACCGGCGGCCGTTTGCGCGTGTTGGCTGCCGATGTCGGCGTCGGTGGACTGCTGCGGCGATTGGGGCTGCGCTCGCTCGGACGGCGAGTAACGCCGGTTAACGCGCCAGGGATGCCGAATTCGATGATCGCGTGGAGTGCGGTCTCACCCATCCGCGAAGCGAATCCGGCCAACGTGCGGCTTTCGGTGACGCAAAACCGGCTCGCCCGGCTGCATCCGTCGGAACTGGCCGAAATCATCAGCGAACTTTCGGCGCGCGAAGCCGCCGCGGTCGTAGGACAGCTCGACGACGAGACTGCCGCCGACGCGTTCGAACATCTCGACGTCGAGAAGCAAAAGACGATCATCGGCGATATCGGTACCGAGCGTGCCGCCGACATCATCGAAGAGATGGATGCCGACGATGCCGCCGATCTTCTCGGCGAGCTGCCCGCGGAACGGCAATCCGAGCTGCTGGCGGAGATGAACGATTACACCGCCGGTGAGCTGCGCGAACTCGTCAAGTACGATGAAGATACGGCCGGCGGTCTCATGACCACCGACTTCGTTTGGATTTACCCGCACCGCACCACCGAAGCGACCATCCGCAAGATTCGGGAAATCGCTCCGGCGACGGAGTTCATTTACTATCTTTACGTGCTCGACAAGAACGACCACCTGATGGGAACGATCTCGCTGCGCACCCTGCTGCTGGCGTTGCCGACGGCCTTTATCGACCGCGTCATGAATACCGACGTCGTCAGCGTCGCGGCCGATACGCCGGCCGTCGAAGTGGCCGCGACGATCGCCCGCTACGACCTGTTGGCCGTTCCTGTACTGCGCGACGACGGCACGATGATCGGAATCGTGACGGTCGACGACGCCATCGACGCGATCATGCCAGGCGACGTCGCCAAGAAGCTGCCGCGCTTCACCGCACGCCACCATTCGGTTTCAACCGGTGTCAGCTCCGGTACCTGA
- a CDS encoding S8 family serine peptidase: MHRFSVRMLALAGIIALAACQGGGGIVPQASGAGFAASGSGEIPLLRPDAVNRVCPPVQGVGQMRCFALERSDLRANDLNPNTTHAGYGPKDLIAAYALPTGHPTLIAIVDAYGYPNASADLAAYRSYYKESACTTNSSCLKIRNQTGGTKLPPANVSWSGEQALDLDMASAMCAACHLLLIEANDNSTSNLYAAVGEAVKLGAIVISNSYGVSEYKSCSGGGQGSNPTFSTAGHVFVAAAGDEGGGLGDCGGPQQPCSLSTVVCVGGTLLKHADNNRGWSETVWNELADNECSGSCGGTGSGCSTIVKKPSWETDGQCKYRSEADVAAEASVLTPVAVYFSGYGGWTAFGGTSASTPIIAGIFARAGNGKSINAPQHVWQNKTHLYDITSGNNLYAPVTGSCASSVGYICQAAVGYDGPTGLGSPNGLGAF, encoded by the coding sequence ATGCACCGCTTCTCCGTTCGCATGCTCGCGCTGGCTGGGATAATCGCATTAGCAGCGTGTCAAGGCGGTGGCGGCATCGTTCCACAGGCGTCCGGCGCCGGATTCGCGGCAAGCGGTAGCGGTGAGATCCCGCTGCTTCGGCCGGATGCGGTCAATCGCGTCTGCCCGCCCGTGCAGGGAGTCGGCCAAATGCGCTGTTTTGCGCTGGAACGCTCGGACTTGCGTGCCAACGACTTGAACCCCAACACGACGCACGCAGGGTACGGGCCGAAGGATCTGATCGCAGCTTACGCATTGCCTACCGGCCACCCGACGCTGATCGCGATCGTGGATGCCTACGGCTATCCGAACGCATCGGCCGATCTCGCTGCCTACCGTTCGTACTACAAAGAATCTGCCTGCACCACGAACAGCAGTTGTCTGAAGATTCGCAACCAAACCGGCGGCACGAAACTGCCGCCTGCGAATGTAAGTTGGTCGGGAGAACAAGCGCTCGATCTCGACATGGCATCGGCGATGTGCGCGGCCTGTCACCTTTTGTTGATCGAAGCCAATGACAACTCGACGTCAAACTTGTACGCTGCGGTCGGCGAAGCCGTCAAGCTCGGTGCAATCGTTATTAGCAACTCATACGGTGTAAGCGAATATAAGTCGTGCAGCGGTGGCGGACAGGGGTCAAACCCGACGTTCTCTACTGCGGGGCACGTGTTCGTCGCGGCTGCCGGCGACGAGGGCGGCGGCCTCGGTGACTGCGGCGGACCGCAGCAACCGTGCTCGCTATCGACGGTCGTGTGTGTGGGCGGCACGCTGCTCAAACACGCCGATAATAACCGCGGTTGGAGCGAGACCGTGTGGAACGAGCTTGCCGACAACGAGTGCAGCGGAAGCTGCGGTGGAACCGGCAGCGGCTGCAGCACCATCGTGAAAAAGCCGTCCTGGGAAACCGACGGACAGTGTAAGTACCGGTCCGAGGCCGACGTCGCTGCCGAAGCGTCCGTTTTGACGCCGGTCGCGGTCTACTTTAGCGGATACGGCGGATGGACGGCGTTCGGCGGAACCAGTGCATCGACGCCGATTATCGCGGGAATTTTCGCACGCGCCGGCAACGGCAAGTCGATTAACGCGCCGCAGCACGTCTGGCAGAACAAAACGCACTTATACGACATCACGAGCGGCAATAATCTGTACGCGCCGGTGACCGGAAGCTGCGCGTCGTCAGTCGGATACATTTGCCAAGCCG
- a CDS encoding tryptophan 2,3-dioxygenase family protein: MSDSDPRLSYGSYLQVGPLLGLQRPLSEPAHHDELLFIVIHQVYELWFKQILHELDAAMRSIDADDLLRTSKRFRRIDAIQRLLEQQIDVLETMTPQEFNQFRDNLNPASGFQSVQFREIEFASGLQRPNILSQIELDPEQRERLERRMAEPTLYDRAKSLLRRRGFAVDTHDRLLETFHTIYTREDQYYDLYLFLEELIEFDERLLLWRGRHVRMVERMIGAKTGTGGSSGAAYLTRTLETKLFPELWEVRTTLGGSPAYA, translated from the coding sequence GTGAGCGATTCCGACCCACGCCTGTCGTACGGCTCGTATCTTCAGGTCGGCCCGTTGCTGGGGTTGCAGCGGCCGCTATCAGAGCCGGCACACCATGACGAGTTGTTGTTCATCGTTATCCATCAAGTGTACGAACTCTGGTTCAAACAGATCTTACACGAGCTCGACGCCGCAATGCGATCGATCGACGCGGACGATTTATTGCGCACGTCCAAGCGCTTCCGCCGCATCGACGCGATCCAGCGGCTGTTGGAACAACAAATCGATGTGCTCGAAACGATGACCCCGCAAGAGTTCAACCAATTTCGCGATAACCTCAATCCGGCCAGCGGCTTTCAATCGGTTCAGTTTCGAGAGATCGAGTTCGCGAGCGGATTGCAACGTCCCAACATTTTAAGCCAGATCGAACTCGATCCGGAGCAGCGGGAGCGACTGGAGCGGCGGATGGCCGAACCGACGCTCTACGATCGCGCGAAAAGCCTCTTACGACGTCGCGGCTTCGCCGTCGATACGCACGACCGGCTGCTCGAAACGTTCCATACGATTTACACGCGCGAAGACCAGTATTACGATCTGTATCTTTTTCTTGAGGAATTGATCGAGTTCGACGAGCGGCTGTTGCTGTGGCGAGGCCGCCACGTTCGAATGGTCGAGCGTATGATCGGGGCGAAGACGGGTACCGGGGGTTCGTCGGGAGCGGCCTACCTGACTCGAACGCTCGAGACCAAACTATTTCCCGAACTATGGGAAGTTCGCACGACGCTCGGCGGTTCGCCGGCGTACGCTTAA
- a CDS encoding protease inhibitor I42 family protein, giving the protein MAITSILRAGAAALLFLACSSPAVALAPHTPVFIDPTAPVNVSAGEEFFLAMPSNATTGYQWTQTTADGTIIAYEGNVYEEPFQSLPGAGGQQIFIYHANRSGSTVVTLIYARSWVPNDPSKQTVTFNITVK; this is encoded by the coding sequence ATGGCGATTACATCGATCTTGCGCGCGGGCGCCGCGGCACTGTTGTTTTTGGCATGCTCGTCTCCGGCCGTCGCCCTGGCGCCGCATACGCCGGTCTTCATCGATCCTACGGCACCCGTGAACGTCAGCGCCGGTGAAGAGTTCTTCCTTGCGATGCCGTCCAACGCCACGACCGGCTACCAATGGACGCAAACGACGGCGGACGGCACCATCATCGCCTACGAGGGCAACGTCTACGAAGAGCCGTTTCAGTCGCTTCCCGGCGCGGGCGGACAGCAGATATTTATCTATCACGCGAATCGCAGCGGGTCGACCGTCGTGACGCTGATCTACGCGCGGTCATGGGTGCCGAACGACCCGTCGAAGCAAACCGTCACCTTCAACATTACGGTGAAATAA
- a CDS encoding methylated-DNA--[protein]-cysteine S-methyltransferase — translation MEFCLRTPWNRVLRVRGDGERIVESDFVALSHPLHRSSDPLLREAADQLRAYFRGAVRRFDLPLLLNGTALQCDAWACVSELEVGEFVSYADVARAIARPAAHRGVAAAMSAAPLDLFIPAHRVIGSDGRVRGALPGSMRATLVAFERATLAKKQIPEVTVLPRR, via the coding sequence ATGGAGTTTTGCCTCCGGACGCCCTGGAATCGCGTTTTACGCGTGCGCGGCGACGGCGAACGGATCGTCGAAAGTGATTTCGTTGCCTTAAGTCATCCTCTGCACCGGTCGAGCGACCCGCTGCTTCGCGAGGCCGCGGACCAGCTGCGGGCGTATTTTCGCGGCGCCGTGCGGCGCTTCGACCTCCCGTTGCTGCTCAACGGAACCGCGTTACAGTGCGACGCGTGGGCCTGCGTTTCCGAACTCGAGGTCGGCGAATTCGTTTCGTATGCCGACGTCGCGCGTGCGATCGCGCGGCCGGCAGCGCATCGCGGCGTCGCGGCCGCAATGAGCGCTGCACCGCTCGATCTTTTCATACCGGCGCATCGTGTCATTGGAAGCGACGGGCGCGTTCGCGGAGCGCTTCCTGGTTCGATGCGCGCTACGCTCGTCGCGTTCGAACGAGCGACCCTCGCAAAGAAGCAAATTCCAGAAGTTACTGTTTTACCGCGTCGATGA
- a CDS encoding inositol monophosphatase family protein codes for MPVDPLDVAITAAREAGALLSRHARDPGMVSEKGRRGDLVTDADRAAESAVLQRLCRSFPNAAVLAEESGSRAGSSGERWIVDPLDGTTNFAHGYPLYCVSIGYERDGELLAGVIYAPAIDECFTARRGEGARLNGAPIQVSTVQRLGDAMVCTGFQPSDYARNGKWFAAMSDRAQAVRRDGSAALDLAFVASGRFDGFWEFDLKPWDVAAGTLLIREAGGTVSQTNGERARLDAPSILATNRRIHGEIATVFSSSD; via the coding sequence ATGCCGGTCGATCCTCTCGACGTCGCGATCACTGCAGCGCGCGAAGCCGGGGCTCTCCTCTCGCGTCATGCTCGCGACCCGGGAATGGTGAGCGAGAAAGGGCGACGGGGCGACCTGGTGACCGACGCCGACCGCGCCGCCGAGTCCGCGGTTCTCCAACGGTTGTGTCGCTCGTTTCCGAACGCCGCCGTTTTAGCCGAAGAGAGTGGATCGCGAGCGGGCAGCTCGGGAGAGCGCTGGATCGTCGATCCGCTGGACGGAACGACCAACTTCGCGCACGGATATCCGCTGTATTGCGTGTCGATCGGCTACGAGCGCGATGGAGAACTCCTTGCGGGCGTCATCTATGCGCCGGCCATCGACGAGTGTTTTACGGCTCGTCGTGGCGAGGGCGCACGATTGAACGGAGCGCCGATCCAGGTTTCGACCGTCCAACGTCTTGGCGACGCGATGGTTTGCACCGGCTTCCAGCCATCCGATTATGCACGCAACGGCAAATGGTTCGCGGCGATGTCGGATCGCGCGCAAGCGGTTCGGCGCGACGGAAGCGCGGCGTTGGATCTGGCGTTCGTCGCCTCCGGCCGGTTCGATGGCTTTTGGGAGTTCGATCTCAAACCATGGGACGTCGCCGCAGGGACGCTGCTGATTCGCGAGGCCGGCGGCACGGTGTCACAAACCAACGGAGAACGCGCTCGCCTAGACGCGCCGTCGATCCTGGCGACCAACCGCCGGATACACGGCGAGATCGCGACCGTGTTTAGCTCTTCTGACTGA
- a CDS encoding MATE family efflux transporter, which produces MIVDHRNPGAAFRRLSLPVAAQLVGDQLLGIVDTIVIGSLGAVALAGATAANVTFLVIVFSVFGLLSGTAIVAAQRIGAGDIDGFALTVRSGALIPLLCGTGYLLLAFVGAQPVIHLLVGHLPSADASATYLMLRCASIIPIAISGTSIVGLSAAGNRILGVLVLLTINLVHIPLVLVLALGWWTHHPYGIVGAGVSSLLSETVGMICAVVYVAAKPSYKIFARARISVSEALRCARIGLPESIFLVGVMLPDVVIVAMLAPLGPTIVSAFRALNVVSDLTLALPLPLQQAAQTVIGQRLGAGDPDGARWFLLRAQRFATVLGFAGGAIAAAFAWPLAFAFTLNATVASIAALPLALHMITLPLKGWAMVSLAPIRAAGDTQFSMAIGLACSALVIPFAWFGIERLHIGLYAIPLGWIAAWVVRAVWTQIKLRDGEWARRPRLAV; this is translated from the coding sequence GTGATCGTCGATCATCGTAACCCCGGCGCCGCTTTCCGGCGCCTTTCGTTGCCCGTTGCCGCCCAATTGGTCGGCGATCAACTTTTGGGCATCGTCGACACGATCGTGATCGGTAGCTTAGGTGCCGTCGCACTCGCCGGCGCTACGGCAGCAAACGTCACGTTTCTGGTGATCGTCTTCTCGGTGTTCGGATTGTTGAGCGGCACGGCGATCGTCGCCGCGCAACGCATCGGTGCCGGCGATATCGATGGATTCGCGTTGACGGTGCGGTCCGGTGCATTGATCCCGTTGCTCTGCGGCACCGGTTACCTATTGTTAGCGTTCGTGGGCGCGCAACCGGTGATCCATTTGCTGGTCGGGCATCTGCCCAGCGCAGACGCGAGCGCGACCTACTTGATGCTACGCTGCGCGTCGATCATACCGATCGCGATTTCGGGCACCTCGATCGTCGGATTGTCCGCGGCCGGAAACCGCATTCTGGGCGTGCTGGTGCTCTTGACGATCAATCTCGTCCACATTCCCTTGGTTCTGGTGCTCGCGCTGGGTTGGTGGACGCATCACCCATACGGCATCGTCGGAGCGGGGGTATCCTCGCTGCTGTCGGAAACGGTCGGAATGATCTGCGCGGTCGTCTATGTTGCGGCCAAACCTTCATACAAAATATTCGCTCGCGCTCGCATTTCGGTTTCGGAGGCGTTGCGTTGCGCGCGCATCGGATTACCCGAATCGATCTTCTTAGTCGGCGTGATGCTCCCGGACGTCGTCATCGTCGCGATGTTGGCGCCGCTCGGGCCCACGATCGTTTCCGCATTCCGCGCTCTAAACGTCGTATCTGACTTGACCTTGGCATTGCCGTTACCGCTGCAGCAAGCGGCACAAACGGTCATCGGACAACGCCTCGGCGCCGGCGATCCCGATGGCGCGCGTTGGTTCCTGTTGCGTGCCCAACGGTTCGCGACGGTGCTCGGTTTTGCGGGCGGAGCGATCGCCGCAGCGTTCGCGTGGCCGTTGGCATTCGCGTTCACCTTGAACGCGACCGTGGCAAGCATTGCCGCACTGCCGCTAGCGTTACATATGATCACGCTTCCGCTCAAAGGATGGGCCATGGTTTCTCTCGCGCCGATCAGAGCTGCCGGCGATACGCAGTTTTCTATGGCGATCGGTTTGGCGTGTAGCGCTTTGGTCATTCCGTTTGCCTGGTTCGGTATCGAACGGTTGCATATCGGGTTGTACGCGATTCCGCTCGGCTGGATCGCAGCGTGGGTAGTACGCGCGGTCTGGACCCAGATCAAACTCCGCGACGGCGAGTGGGCGCGCCGGCCGCGCCTAGCGGTGTAG